The following are from one region of the Tenacibaculum dicentrarchi genome:
- the era gene encoding GTPase Era, with translation MTHKSGFVNIIGNPNVGKSTLMNALVGEKLSIITPKAQTTRHRILGIVNDENHQVVFSDTPGILKPAYELQNSMMDFVKAAFDDADVLIYMVEVGEKELKNEAFFKRIIHSEIPIILLLNKIDKSSQEEVEEKIEYWKNKVPNAFVYVISALEKFNIDTVFSKIIELLPEGPAFYPKDQLTDKPERFFVNEKIREKILTHYKKEIPYAIEVETEEFSEEENIIKIRSVIMVERDTQKGIIIGHKGTALKRVGTESRKDLEIFFDKKVFLELYVKVNKNWRSNDRQLKRFGYKD, from the coding sequence ATGACACATAAATCAGGATTTGTAAACATCATCGGAAACCCAAATGTTGGGAAATCAACTTTAATGAACGCATTAGTTGGTGAGAAATTATCAATAATTACGCCCAAAGCACAAACCACTAGGCATCGTATTTTAGGAATTGTAAATGATGAAAATCATCAAGTTGTTTTTTCTGATACTCCAGGGATTCTAAAACCTGCTTATGAACTACAAAATTCAATGATGGATTTTGTAAAAGCAGCGTTTGATGATGCCGATGTATTAATTTATATGGTAGAAGTTGGTGAAAAAGAACTTAAAAATGAAGCCTTCTTTAAGAGAATTATCCACAGTGAAATTCCTATTATTTTATTATTAAATAAGATAGATAAATCATCGCAAGAAGAAGTCGAAGAAAAAATAGAGTATTGGAAAAACAAAGTACCAAATGCTTTTGTATATGTAATTTCGGCTCTAGAAAAATTTAATATTGACACTGTTTTTTCTAAAATTATAGAACTACTCCCAGAAGGTCCTGCTTTTTATCCGAAGGATCAACTAACAGATAAACCAGAACGTTTTTTTGTAAATGAAAAAATACGTGAAAAAATATTAACACACTATAAAAAAGAAATTCCGTATGCTATTGAAGTAGAAACTGAAGAATTTTCTGAAGAAGAAAACATCATTAAAATTCGTTCAGTAATTATGGTAGAACGTGATACTCAAAAAGGAATTATTATAGGACATAAAGGTACTGCGCTTAAACGTGTAGGTACCGAGTCTCGTAAAGATTTAGAAATCTTTTTTGATAAAAAAGTATTTTTAGAGCTATATGTAAAAGTAAATAAAAACTGGCGTTCTAACGATAGACAATTAAAACGCTTTGGTTATAAAGACTAA
- a CDS encoding ABC transporter ATP-binding protein: MDDKLYNQIFLKPRFQIDFEMNSAVLIDEIKQHLSDDPAYKMRIIDQHVIIDIPLKEAHFWSPQLQLEVEELTSTTSKIKGLFGPKPQVWTFFMFLHFMVAFLFLIFGIIAYSNWSLKRIAVLPIVMLVVLPIIWVALYFVGRLGKATGKKQMDKLKKFTKVLLKKIN, translated from the coding sequence ATGGATGATAAATTATACAATCAAATTTTTTTAAAGCCACGATTTCAAATTGATTTCGAAATGAATTCAGCAGTGTTAATCGATGAAATTAAACAGCATTTATCTGACGATCCTGCTTATAAAATGAGGATAATAGACCAGCATGTAATCATTGATATACCATTAAAAGAGGCTCATTTTTGGTCACCTCAATTGCAGTTAGAGGTAGAAGAATTAACATCAACAACATCAAAAATAAAAGGATTATTCGGTCCAAAACCACAAGTTTGGACCTTTTTTATGTTCCTACATTTTATGGTAGCGTTCCTTTTTTTAATTTTCGGAATTATCGCCTATAGTAATTGGTCATTAAAAAGAATAGCAGTACTACCCATAGTAATGTTGGTGGTTTTACCAATTATATGGGTAGCGCTTTATTTTGTAGGAAGACTAGGAAAGGCAACAGGTAAAAAACAAATGGATAAATTGAAAAAATTCACCAAAGTTTTATTGAAAAAAATAAATTAG